The following proteins are encoded in a genomic region of Tachysurus fulvidraco isolate hzauxx_2018 chromosome 22, HZAU_PFXX_2.0, whole genome shotgun sequence:
- the bace2 gene encoding beta-secretase 2: protein MMCVRSLPLVCLWFWSSQSLYRVPLKMFSGKLNSSVLLELSSLKRNQSASGDGLSFALDPAGNVNFLNMVDNLEGDSGRGYYLQMDIGTPGQTLNILVDTGSSNFAVAAAPHAYVSAYFNRAVSSTYRTTGRSVSVRYTQGDWQGDLGSDFITIPQGPNGTILINIAAILTSDGFFLPGINWQGILGLAYPLLARPDSSVEPFFDSLVKQIGIPDVFSLQMCGAGFSTSTATKPADGSLIMGGLEPTLYRGSMWYTPILQEWYYQVEVLKLEVGGENLNLDCREYNSDKAIVDSGTTLLRLPEKVFDAVVEAVTHMSIIQDFSSGFFSGTKLACWLKGESPWGFFPKISVYLRATNTSQSFRLTILPQLYIQLVTDIDGSHNCFRFGISSSTNGLVIGATVMEGFYVAFDREHKRVGFAVSTCAESDGVPVAEISGPFIAEGVETGCVGSLGLQEPLMWLVAYALMVLCALVLLSLLALIVLPSIRRRRDGEITDESSLVRNRIK, encoded by the exons ATGATGTGTGTCCGCAGCTTGCCGCTGGTGTGTCTCTGGTTTTGGAGCTCACAGTCACTTTATCGAGTCCCTCTGAAGATGTTTAGTGGAAAGTTGAACTCGTCTGTGCTTCTGGAGCTCAGTTCGTTAAAGAGAAACCAGAGCGCGTCTGGAGACGGTTTGTCTTTCGCGTTAGATCCAGCTGGAAACGTGAACTTCTTAAACATGGTGGACAATTTAGAAGGGGACTCTGGTCGGGGTTATTACTTACAGATGGACATCGGGACACCAGGACAGACA CTGAATATACTGGTGGACACTGGGAGCAGTAACTTTGCTGTAGCTGCTGCACCACATGCCTACGTTTCAGCATACTTCAACAGAGCTGT CTCCAGTACGTACAGAACAACTGGCAGGTCTGTGTCAGTCAGATACACTCAGGGTGACTGGCAGGGAGATCTGGGCTCCGACTTCATCACCATCCCTCAAGGCCCCAACGGCACCATTTTGATCAACATCGCTGCTATCTTAACCTCGGACGGCTTCTTCCTCCCTGGCATCAACTGGCAGGGCATCCTAGGACTGGCATACCCCTTACTAGCTCGG CCAGACTCATCTGTGGAGCCCTTTTTTGACTCTCTAGTGAAGCAGATCGGCATCCCAGATGTTTTCTCTCTCCAGATGTGTGGAGCGGGATTCTCCACCAGCACTGCCACAAAACCAGCAGATGGGAGTTTG ATCATGGGAGGACTCGAACCAACGCTGTACCGTGGCTCAATGTGGTATACTCCCATCCTGCAGGAGTGGTATTACCAAGTCGAGGTCTTGAAACTGGAAGTTGGAGGTGAGAATCTGAACCTGGACTGCAGGGAG TATAATTCAGATAAAGCCATCGTGGACAGCGGGACAACGTTACTGCGTCTTCCTGAGAAAGTGTTTGACGCTGTCGTGGAGGCCGTCACACACATGTCTATA ATCCAGGACTTCTCCTCTGGGTTCTTCTCTGGGACCAAGCTGGCTTGCTGGCTGAAGGGCGAGTCACCGTGGGGATTCTTCCCTAaaatctcagtctacctcagagCAACCAACACTAGCCAGTCATTTCGCCTCACCATCCTTCCACAG CTCTACATCCAGCTGGTCACAGATATTGACGGTTCACATAACTGCTTCCGATTCGGCATCTCGTCCTCCACCAATGGGCTGGTGATCGGAGCAACAGTGATGGAAGGCTTCTATGTGGCTTTTGACCGTGAACACAAGCGAGTGGGTTTCGCCGTGAGCACGTGTGCTG AAAGTGACGGCGTCCCTGTGGCGGAGATAAGCGGCCCGTTCATAGCCGAGGGTGTGGAGACAGGTTGTGTAGGCAGCCTTGGCCTCCAGGAGCCTTTAATGTGGCTAGTGGCCTACGCACTGATGGTGCTGTGTGCCCTGGTACTGCTCAGCCTCCTGGCACTGATCGTTTTGCCGTCCATACGGAGGCGACGGGACGGAGAGATCACGGACGAGTCCTCACTAGTACGCAATCGCATCAAATGA